The Vicinamibacteria bacterium genome includes a window with the following:
- a CDS encoding SDR family NAD(P)-dependent oxidoreductase, whose translation MRIALLGGTKGIGRAIARLVGEKGHDLCLMGRNAAELEASARDVETRSDPRRTVHVVRCDLLLPETFAPALDQAAEKLGGLDTVIVTAGLIRKQEELEADRNAARDLLTVNFAHTVLFCEEARERLLAAGGGTLCVLSSVAGE comes from the coding sequence TTGAGGATCGCGCTTCTCGGAGGCACCAAGGGTATCGGTCGCGCGATCGCCCGGCTCGTCGGCGAGAAGGGGCACGATCTCTGTCTCATGGGAAGAAACGCTGCCGAGCTCGAAGCTTCGGCACGCGACGTCGAGACTCGATCGGATCCTCGACGCACGGTGCACGTCGTTCGGTGCGATTTGTTGCTCCCGGAGACTTTCGCGCCTGCGCTCGACCAGGCCGCGGAGAAGCTCGGAGGTCTCGACACCGTCATCGTCACCGCGGGCCTAATCCGGAAACAGGAAGAGCTCGAAGCCGACCGGAACGCGGCGCGAGATCTCCTGACGGTGAACTTCGCCCACACGGTTCTGTTCTGTGAAGAGGCGCGTGAACGGCTTTTAGCGGCAGGAGGGGGTACCCTGTGCGTGCTCTCTTCGGTCGCGGGCGAGC